The following DNA comes from Picosynechococcus sp. PCC 7003.
AAGTCATCCTTTTCTACAAACTCGGGAATCTGTATGGCGTACCATGACCCCCCAAAAAAATTTTCCGGGAGTACACACCATGCACACTACTTTTTAAAGCACCAAAATAAGAAACCTAAGGAGTTGAATCCATGAAAATAATTGTTCTGGGTGGAGATGGGTTTTGCGGCTGGCCCACAGCATTGCATCTGTCGAAAGCAGGTCACGATGTTGTTATTGTTGATAACCTTTCCAGAAGAAATATTGATAATGAACTGGAAGTAACATCACTGACGCCGATTAGCCCAATGTCGGTCAGGCTCAGAGCATGGAAAGAACTCACTGGCAAAACAATTCAGTTCTTCAACTTCAACATTGCCCACGAATATGACCAGCTCCTCAAGCTGTTCGTTGACTACCAACCGGATGTTGTCGTTCACTTCGCCGAACAACGGGCGGCTCCTTATTCCATGAAGTCTCCCAAGCACAAGCGCTATACCGTTGATAACAATCTGAACGGTACAAATAATGTGCTTTGCGCCATTGTCGAATCAGGTCTCGATATCCATGTGGTTCACCTCGGCACCATGGGGGTTTATGGCTATGGCACCGCCGGAATGAAGATTCCAGAAGGCTACTTGGATGTTCAGGTAGTTACCGAAGAAGGCAAAGTAATCGAAAAGCAGATTTTGCACCCGGCAAATCCTGGCAGTATCTATCACATGACCAAAACCCAGGATCAACTATTTTTTGCCTACTACAACAAGAATGACCAAGTCCGGGTTACTGACTTACACCAGGGGATTGTTTGGGGTACCAACACCGCAGAAACATCAATGGATGAACGGCTCATCAACCGCTTCGATTATGATGGCGATTATGGTACGGTTCTCAATCGCTTTTTGATGCAAGCAGCTGTGGGCCATCCGCTGACTGTCCATGGTACTGGCGGCCAAACTCGTGCTTTTATTCATATTCAAGATACGGTGCGTTGTGTCGAATTGGCGATTAGCAACCCTCCGGCCAAAGGAGAGCGGGTCAAAATCCTCAACCAGATGACGGAGACCCACCGCGTCCGGGATCTGGCGCAGATGGTGGCAAATATTGCTGGGGCGGAAATTCAATATTTAGAAAACCCCCGGAATGAAGCGGCAGAAAACGAACTGTATGTGGATAATCAGTGCTTCCTGGATATGGGCCTAGAGCCAACCAAGCTCGATAAGGGGCTGATGTTGGAGGTCACAGAAATCGCGAAGAAATATGTGGATCGCTGCGATCGCTCTCGGATTCTCTGTACTTCTAAGTGGACTCAAAGTGCGACTTCAGAACCGCTGAAAGTTCCCGCAAAAGTTTAGAGCTTAGAGGTTTTAAATATTTGGCGTAATGGGGGGCGATCGCCCCTCTTTTTTGTTGATTGAGCTTTTGGCTCTCGTGCGGTGGCGAGGCGAAAAAAGATCTGATTTTTTTAAATAATTTTTAAATAAAAAAAGAAGACCTCCATAGCAGCCCATGGAAGTCTAATAAAAGTGACGAAAAACTGGGCGTTTTTGACCTTAGAGTTTGTTAAGGTTGATGCCAGCTTCTCTAGCCATGGCGTCGATGCCTTTCTTTTCAAGGGTTTTGATGGCTTTGGTGGAAAGACGTAGGCGGACAAAGCGATTGCCTTCGGGCCACCAGACTCTTTTCCACTGTAAATTAACTTCCTGTAGCTTTTTCGTCCGACGGTGGGAGTGGGAAACCG
Coding sequences within:
- a CDS encoding NAD-dependent epimerase/dehydratase family protein, producing MKIIVLGGDGFCGWPTALHLSKAGHDVVIVDNLSRRNIDNELEVTSLTPISPMSVRLRAWKELTGKTIQFFNFNIAHEYDQLLKLFVDYQPDVVVHFAEQRAAPYSMKSPKHKRYTVDNNLNGTNNVLCAIVESGLDIHVVHLGTMGVYGYGTAGMKIPEGYLDVQVVTEEGKVIEKQILHPANPGSIYHMTKTQDQLFFAYYNKNDQVRVTDLHQGIVWGTNTAETSMDERLINRFDYDGDYGTVLNRFLMQAAVGHPLTVHGTGGQTRAFIHIQDTVRCVELAISNPPAKGERVKILNQMTETHRVRDLAQMVANIAGAEIQYLENPRNEAAENELYVDNQCFLDMGLEPTKLDKGLMLEVTEIAKKYVDRCDRSRILCTSKWTQSATSEPLKVPAKV
- the rpmB gene encoding 50S ribosomal protein L28, which encodes MSRKCQITGKKANNAMAVSHSHRRTKKLQEVNLQWKRVWWPEGNRFVRLRLSTKAIKTLEKKGIDAMAREAGINLNKL